CTTTGAAAACGCGAAAACTCTTACCAGTCTAAAACGCACTGTAGCTTACTGTCAACGATTCATCAACAATAAAGTTCTTAAACAAAGTATTTCGGGTTATCTTAATTCAATTGAACTCCAAAAAGCACATACGTGTATAATAAAAATCGTTCAGCAACAagcattttcaaatgaattacaAATGTTAGAATCGAACAAAAACTTTAAAGGGAATTTAACTGCACTTGCTCCCTTTTTAGACGTTGAAGGCATCCTTAGGGTCGGAGGTCGACTTAGCCAATCCGACCTCAGTTATTCAAGAAAACATCCGATCCTTCTGCCTCAAAGTCACATGGTTACAAATCTTATCATTCGCGAGAAACATTTAACTCTCTTTCACGCAGGCACACAAGCCACGCTTAACGCTACTCGCGAATTCTACTGGATTGTCAACGGAAAAAATGCAGTCAAGAATATAAGACGACATTGTGTCACTTGCTGTCGCGCAAAACCACAAACCCTAAACTATATCATGGGAGATCTACCAAAAAATCGCACAATCTTTAAAAGGGCTTTTTTGCAATCCGGAATCGATTTCTGCGGGCCGTTTTacattaaagaaagaaaatttcaaaatcgaaaaaaaattaagatctaTGTTTGCGTTTTCGTATGTTTCGCGACAAAGGCTGTACACATTGAAATCGTCAGCGATCTGACCACCGAAGGCTTTGTAGCTTGTTTgagtagatttttttcaagaCGAGGAAAAAGCTCGAATCTGTATTGCGATAACGCTACTAACTTTGTAGGGGCAAAAAACGAACttgcaaaaatttcagaattcctAAGATCTCAAAAGGTGAACGCAACAATCTCTCGTGTACTTGCTAATCATAATATCAATTGGCATTTCATGCCCCCGCGTTCACCTCACTTTGGTGGGCTCTGGGAAGCTGCTGTCAAATCGTTTAAGTATCATATAATACGTGTTAT
This portion of the Belonocnema kinseyi isolate 2016_QV_RU_SX_M_011 unplaced genomic scaffold, B_treatae_v1 SchBZDm_2344;HRSCAF=2567, whole genome shotgun sequence genome encodes:
- the LOC117182531 gene encoding uncharacterized protein LOC117182531; the protein is MLESNKNFKGNLTALAPFLDVEGILRVGGRLSQSDLSYSRKHPILLPQSHMVTNLIIREKHLTLFHAGTQATLNATREFYWIVNGKNAVKNIRRHCVTCCRAKPQTLNYIMGDLPKNRTIFKRAFLQSGIDFCGPFYIKERKFQNRKKIKIYVCVFVCFATKAVHIEIVSDLTTEGFVACLSRFFSRRGKSSNLYCDNATNFVGAKNELAKISEFLRSQK